The Perca fluviatilis chromosome 18, GENO_Pfluv_1.0, whole genome shotgun sequence genomic interval aactttaattACAATGCTAGAACAATCTTCATTCTTTAAGCAACGCcatttttaaagttttgaaATAAAGTGTTGACCTTATCCTCAAAAAGGAGAATCACATCTCTCAACAAAATCTGTTTGACAGTCAACTACAAGAAAATGTAAGATCCGTGACATTAACagtttatttactgtacagCTGTTTAACTGCGGAAACAATGGGTTCAATTGCACAGTGTTCTTGATACTGCCAATGCCGGTTATGGTGGTGGATTGTATTTGAGTTTTAAAGcacaaaaaatatttaacaagATTCTAAATTTTGATCAAACAAACCGCACGTGCAGGAATCCTCAGGTATagatattacacacacacacaccagctgtAGGTACAGTAGGTcagaaaatagagagaaaaaaaaaaaaaaaaaaaaaaaaaaaaaaaaaggcaaaaggacTTCATATCATACAGACAAAAATGTGGAAAGTGATTAAAAACTCTCCCATGGACGAGCAAAAAACAAGCAAAAGTATTGCAAGAAAGTGGTCACACAAAAAGCCTCCAAGTcctgccaaaaaaaaacaaaaacaaaaaacagattcCATCAAAGACTGTAACAGTGAGACCTGACGCTGGTTCACTTGGGCATTTCGTGTGAGAAACGGTGCGTCAGTACAGAGAAATGGTGCAGCAGTGGAGGACCTGCAGTCTAGCTGGACGAAGACATTTGGAGGGTGCAACATACATATAGGTTTAATCTTGATGGGCAATGAGGGGGACACAAACAGCATCACTGTTTAACAAGCGTCCTCTGTTTAAGTTATTTAACTCAAACGCCCCATAATGAGAATAAAATTATTGACTGAACATCATTGTTCCTGCCTGACAATGTAGCGGTGTTTAAATGTGAAAAGCTTGATGATAGTTATGACAAtccagagaggaaaaaaaacaaactactcGGGGAAAGCTGTGGTCTCGGCTTTCAGAAGGGGTCACGGGAGCTCCAGTGGGTCAACTCCTCCAACTGTTAAATCGAGTCGTTTCTACGGTTGATTTTCCATTAAGCTTAAACGAAGCGTTTAGCGCTGGCTGTCAGTAGAAAGAGAGCGGGAACGGGAGCGGGAGCGGGAACGGGAGCGGGAGCGAGAGCGAGAACGGGAGACAGAGGCTCTCTGagcaggaggaggggagggcGGGGTGGCAGATTTGCTCGTCTTGGAGGACCGTTTAGGGGGGTCCTTTGATTTGGAGGTTGGGGAGGAAGCGCCGCCGACAGGGGACACGCTGGGGGAGCGGGAACGGTTGTGGGCCTTGTGGGCGGGGCTGCGGGAGCGTCTGGGGGAGCGGGATGGAGAGCGACCACGAGAACGGGAGCGGGAGCGAGAGGAGCTCTCAGACCGGGAACGACTTCTCGACCTGTGGAAGGGAAAAGAGGAAGAACAACATTAGGAtacctatatatatttatataatgtatAGTACACACATTTCTCTGGCACGGGTATTTGTACAATTAATTTCATTGTCTAAATTAGTAGCAAGGTCAAAGTGCTTTAGTGGCAcagtaatacaaaaaataaaatcaatagttTTAcactaggggtgcacgattcaatATCGacttttaggctcaagattcaattcaaaatcaattttattcaaaaatgattatcgataaaaaaaaatattcacagtatgtaaatgtagttacttttcccatgtgatttcAGTAGacttacaataaaaaaggaagcgatttttggaattctatgaatcatTTTGAATCGTGATTTGAATGTGAATCCATTTTTGCACACCCCTTATTTTACACACTGCTTCCAACAGCAGAGTTCCAACTAAACGGCACATCTAACAGTTCAGCCCAACTCTACTAAAATCCACTTAGTGCGATTAACCATGCTCTTTATACATCTTATCCAAACCAACACGGTCATTGTGATCAAGCATCTAAAAGTGAGCCTCTCATCCCATCCAGCTGATGAAGTTATCTTGGGATGCTAGTATGAAAAGTGAGTGGAAAGTGGAGGCCAATCATGGGTGAGAGGGAAAGCCGCTCACCTCTTTCTGGCTGCCTCGATGAGCTTAATTTTCCTGCCATTGATTTCCTTCCCAGACAGTTTGTCCATGGCGTTTTTCAGATCGCTGCAAGAGGCAAACTCAACAaccctgtaaaaaaataatcagtAGTTACGCTTTTTGTTGTAAATTTAACTCAAATTGCAAATGTGAGCATGGTATGACTCGCACATGATATTCATTAGCCAGTTAATGCCAACAGACAAAGATAAGGGTCTTACCCTTCGTTGAGCTTGGGGCGATGTGCGTCGGCAAATGTCACCTCTCCAGCTTGTCTCATGAAATCTTTCAGGTCCTACACACGTAAACATCAGTCAACTTTACGGAGAGGCTCAGGACACAAGCACAGCCTGAGACATAAAACAGGACTGATTTACCCAAAAAGAGAGATGGTTAGATTGTCTGAGAGGACTACACAGGCTACTGCAGATAAGAAGGATGAGTCCAAGAACCTTAGATGCCGTTTAATCAGCCAGTTCTTCAACAGTTCattataaacaaacaaatacaaaacctTAGAAAATGATATGTTTGCCAATTTAGATATCAACCAATTTTGAAAAGTGCCATCAGTGGACAGACAAAAGTATTTGTAAATGCTTTGAGATTCTTGGACTCATTACAACTACAGAGACATGAACACCATCTGCATGAACTGAACTGCAGTGGCGCCACTTGGGCAGCCTTTGGCACCGAGAGCCCCATTTTCCCTGGCAAGGAGGGCACAGGGCTCCATGCCGGGACCGCCCCTGTCTCAGCACCCTGCCTCAGTAAAGAGAGTGAACAGGGTGGAAGAGAGGAAACTACTACCTGAGAGTGAAACCCTTTGGGGTGGACCGCAGGCTCTTCGAGCCCACCATAACCTCGGGATAACTGCAGATTATATCCATGGGCACCCTGGGAGGAATTCACACTCTCTCTCGCGATGTGCGGGAACACCAGAggggggaagggaggggggaTATCGATCGACCGAAGCCCCTCAAATTAACGAACCATCGGTCAATACGCCACCACCGTCACCATCGACTCTCgctctttcctctcctttctctctgccaactctctgtttcctctctctcgctctcagcCACACACCAGCCGCCCCCCTGCCTTCGACAGGGGGCGTTGCGAGCGAGCGAAGGGGCCGCCAGCACCTCTAGTGTGGAGCGAGCGCTCACATGACCAGCAGGCATCAACTAGGAGTAGGATAGACTGGCTGACACCACAGGCTCAACCCAGACAGAAGGACCCAGAAGGGGTTAACTCCACCATAAGCGAGCTCTTCCATATGACACAACAGTCAGGCTGGCAAATAAAGGGGTGAAGAATTGGttaaaatttggaaaaaaataaaataaaaaaggaaacaaagtgTTTTCTTGTTGTTACTTTGACTCATTACCTAACTGCATAAGATGCAGTTTTAATAAAGCGGCTATTTTTAAAAGAACAATTTGGGCCTTATCACAATAAAATAGTTTGACTGTTTAAACATATTAGCAAGCTAAGCAAATGATTGATTAGATTCCAGAGATTCTATGATTTTTTAGCAGCATGAAaatatgtgtgtattgttgGAGGCAGACTGTTGGAGATGATAACATTTGTGGTGTTGCAGCTTGTAGAGACTTGCTGTGCATAAAAAACATGTGCCGTTACTAACCTGCCAGCTAACACGAGAGGACAAGTTCTCCACAATTAGGCGGTTCTCAGTGCGCATCGGAGGAGGGTTTCGGCTGAAACAAGGGAAAATGTAAAGACTCAATTAATTTTAACAATAGCACTGTGGGGTTGAGATACACATTTAGACAGGTAATAGGTAAGTCTTTCATTACATCCTAATTTAACTGGTTCacctcaattaaaaaaaagaaaagaaacttgGACGGTGGCTATTGTAAACTAGGCtgcaataattaaataatcaacCTTTCGCCAAATGCGAGCCGTTAACACAACATGCTGTTCTgtattcatttacatgtgttccTTCCTCATttgaattagggctgcacgatttggAGAAAAAGTCACATTGCAATGTACAATACTGCAATTACAATATAATGGGATCATGAGTTTATTGATTATCAAGGAACATGCAGAAAATTAGCTactaacattttgaaatgtgatTTTAACTTGAACGTTCAAAATTAAATGAACATAAGAATTGTTTTTACTAGCttaatattttagaaaattaaattacaaattCTTATTAAATTACTACATTTTGTATGCACTTATAAACTGACATTCAAGATGGGTGTAATATAAAGTGAACGGAGTTACAACATGGAGTGCAcaaagcacttttttttatactcaAATTACAGAGTGACATTGTGACTGCAATTAGATTAATCGCGCAGCCTTAATTTGAATTTCACCAAATAAAACGTATGAGTCATGAGAAAGCAGGTGACCAGTTACCAAAACTGCAGATGGTGTGAAAACTTTACCTCCGACTGTTCTGGGAACCTCTGCCATAGCGATCAGAGAAACGTCCTCCTGCACTACCACCGCCGCCGCCGCTTCCTCTGCCACGGCCGCCACGCAGACGTACACGGGCATGTTCAATGGTCACCCTGAAATTACAGTAaaggttcctttttttttttaaagaataaaacaaatttcCATGGAAACCGACAGAGCAAGAGAAGAAAAATGAGTAGTTCATCCAAATGTTGTACATCACATACTACAGATTCCTACCTTTCATTGCACAACTCTTTGCCATCAAGCTCATAAACAGCATCTTCGGCATCTCTGGGGTCATCAAACTCCTGTAACAGAACACAACATTTACAACAGCACTTCTCAACTAATGGGCCGTTTTTAACTAACCCGTTATGCATCACTTAAATGTGCGAGCAGAACAGCACCAAACCATTTTAAATATGGCAGTACAGCCATTCTTCCCTTAGCTttaaaaaggtccaatatgtaatactgaccgCTAGCGTTTGAAATGGTTAGTGCAgcccaaattaaaaaaataccgAGAGTAGTCTACCCCGGCCCCTCCTTCCCAGCGTCGACGTTCACAGGAGCTGCCAGGTTGAGAACACTAAACCCAACGGCACACAATGTCAATGTTAGCttgatgctagtctcacattgccagacattactccacagcggAGTTCCTAGATGCTGCCATGTTGACCGCTAAAAAGGCAGCTACCTTGCAGAGTTTTCTCGGCTTAACGTCACTGCAACAGCTGCTTAAAAGACAGCGACCTCACGGTCGTCTGTACCCAGGGTACAGGGAATGTCTGTCGGCTACGCCCGCCGAACAGAAGTTATACTTGGAGGTTATACTGCAGCGCGCTGGGTTagcgtttttacaggtatatgtGGCAACCAGGGCAGCTTTCAAAATTAGCGgttgataccaacacacaggccgaaacacaaacagacattctgTCAcagaacggaaatttcaaaaatggagaaaatactggctttagcaAAACATagtatttcaacaaaaaaacataggatttcaacttagcatgtttccttaatagcTGGTGACACATTGTGGTCATGttgattaaatacagtaaatattttagggatgcaccgaatatacGGCTACCAAAAATGTTCGGCCAAAAATGGCATTATCAGACAAcagcaccctcgttgtctgatatgttcagtgaaatcctgaaagaaagtgcctcaaataataataataataataataataataataataatataacaacaataatataacaataggtaagctattctgttattaggctactatatacactgtatgtgactatcagattgtagccatattgcTGCTagatattattttaattaacctttaatattaattcatacaattgcaatgccttgactttagtaaagttagtacacagtcgtagccataaatgcaatggtactaataatcgGCCTAAtgtctttcggtgtttcggttttggtttcctctttttcggccaagaattttcatttcggtgcatccctaaaatatattacatattgcacctttataATGCACATAACCATTCAGAAAATGTCTGTGCTGACCTTTAAGGTGGACCagctattctcattttagtgaAAAGCCCCTCCAAGTTTTGCTTTAGTGATCTCTCCCTTGCTGCAACTTTGGGATAGCCACTAATGTTTATGCAAATAGATTCGCGATGGCGTCACGAATATATGCAAAACAGCGTAAGACGTCGACTACAAGAGTTCCAACATCGATATCTATGGAGTTCCAAAACCTCAGAAAACCCTGAAATATTCTGTTGCTGTTAAGCGAAGTATAACTCTCCTCCATATAACGTTATTTTAATGTAGAGTTGGGAGACATTCTCGGCATATTAAAGCCATCCTAACCCATTTCCATGTAGCTAGATACCGACTCACCACAAATCCAAAGCCTCTCTTGAGGTCGATATCGCGAATGCGGCCGTATCCTTTGAAGAATCTCTCCACATCCTTCTCTCTGGCCGATGGGCTCAAACGGCCGATGAAAATACGACAACCACTCATTGTTGGTGTCGTTGGTAACGGTTATCTGCAAACAGACGTTAACGTTATATACATTATTTTCCCCGATTAACTAGCTAACACAGAGGATGATAAATAACGACGACCTAACGGTACTTATGCAGCCATTTACGTTACTTGACATGGTGTCGTTTTtgtagcaagctaacgttaataGCCAGACAACTGTGGGGCCTAGCGACCAAATTTAACTACGCCATGTTTCGCGCTGATTTGCGCTAACGTTAACAATACTTATACACAACAGATAacgtttattatttatttttttaaacgctaATTGCTGCGTGGGGCTATAATGCATTTTAATCGGCGTACACATACCTTTTAAGCGGCTTTGGCGTTGTTTCCTTGCAGGCTGTGTCGACTGTGTGACcgcaaaaaccaaacaaaatggAGCCTCTGCTGTTCATGTAGGAGGCGGGGGGAGGGCACGGAAGAAAACggcctgcttcttcttctttgatgACTAACCGTAGACTGTAGCTGCATAACCGCCACCTTCTGGAGTGGATatggatacaaaaaaaataaaggtccATAATATGTTTGTcatgtgctgtggtttattcaagtactgtaggcctacttaaatacaattttgacATACTGAGTTACATACATTACCTGAGTATTTCCCTTACTTCTAGGGTTACTTTACATTTCAGAGCGCAGTGCTGGAAGAAGTAGCTAGCTAGGCCTACTCAGAAtctttactaaagtaaaagtgaAAATACCATAGTCTAAAAATAGTCCATTACACGTAAGGTCttgaatttaaaatgttacttaagtaataaGTTCACAGTATATACAAATGATATCTAAGCATGTAAGCAAGTACAAGTATGTTGAAATTGTGCTggagtacagtacttgagtaaatgtacttatatagttacattccaccacttttAGAGGAAAGTATTTTACTTTATACttcaatacatttatttgacactaATAGTTAGGctactactttttactttaaatGCTGTATTTCAATACATGTTTGCCTTATTGTTTGTACATAAGTTTGTAAACACAAATATGACATATTTCCTGCAACTAACAAGCACAGTTTTCTGGTCTCTGACGGAGGGTGACACTGCAGAACAcgaaaaaatttatttatattctGAAAATTCATTTCTAATTCTGACCACCAGGTGTCAGACAGACACCATATTA includes:
- the srsf5b gene encoding serine and arginine rich splicing factor 5b, with product MSGCRIFIGRLSPSAREKDVERFFKGYGRIRDIDLKRGFGFVEFDDPRDAEDAVYELDGKELCNERVTIEHARVRLRGGRGRGSGGGGGSAGGRFSDRYGRGSQNSRSRNPPPMRTENRLIVENLSSRVSWQDLKDFMRQAGEVTFADAHRPKLNEGVVEFASCSDLKNAMDKLSGKEINGRKIKLIEAARKRSRSRSRSESSSRSRSRSRGRSPSRSPRRSRSPAHKAHNRSRSPSVSPVGGASSPTSKSKDPPKRSSKTSKSATPPSPPPAQRASVSRSRSRSRSRSRSRSRSRSLSTDSQR